In one window of Natator depressus isolate rNatDep1 chromosome 12, rNatDep2.hap1, whole genome shotgun sequence DNA:
- the LOC141996385 gene encoding chymotrypsinogen 2-like produces the protein MAFLWLLPCLAFLGATHGCGLPAIQPVISGYARIVNGETAVPGSWPWQVSLQDNTGFHFCGGSLISENWVVTAAHCRVSTSDRVVLGEFDQGSPAEDVQVLQIAQVFKNPSFSMLTVKNDITLLKLASPAKLTARVSPVCLPEATDDFPGGLTCVTTGWGLTDPKAQNTPDKLQQVALPLLTNTQCKTYWGFRIADVMICAGAAGASSCMGDSGGPLVCQQDGAWTLVGIVSWGSSTCSPSTPGVYARVTKLRAWIDKTIAAN, from the exons ATGGCTTTCCTctggctcctgccctgcctcGCCTTCCTGGGCGCAACCCATG GCTGCGGCCTCCCTGCCATCCAGCCTGTCATCAGCGGCTATGCACGAATTGTGAACGGCGAGACGGCGGTTCCTGGATCCTGGCCCTGGCAGGTCTCCCTGCAG gacaACACCGGCTTCCATTTCTGCGGCGGCTCCCTGATCAGCGAGAACTGGGTGGTCACGGCTGCCCACTGCAGAGTCAG CACCAGTGACCGTGTGGTTCTGGGGGAATTTGACCAAGGCTCTCCGGCCGAGGATGTGCAAGTCCTGCAGATCGCCCAG GTTTTCAAGAACCCCAGTTTCAGCATGTTAACCGTGAAGAATGACATCACCCTGCTGAAGCTGGCCTCCCCAGCCAAGCTGACAGCCCGCGTGTCCCCCGTGTGCCTGCCCGAGGCCACCGATGACTTCCCCGGAGGCCTGACCTGCGTGACCACGGGCTGGGGCCTGACTGATCCCAAGG CTCAGAACACCCCAGACAAGCTGCAgcaggtggccctgcccctgctgaccaACACGCAGTGCAAGACCTACTGGGGCTTCAGGATCGCGGATGTCATGATCTGCGCGGGCGCtgctggagcctcctcctgcatg GGCGACTCCGGCGGCCCCCTGGTGTGCCAGCAGGACGGCGCCTGGACCCTGGTGGGGATCGTCTCCTGGGGAAGCAGCACCTGCTCCCCCTCCACGCCCGGCGTTTACGCCCGCGTCACCAAGCTCAGGGCCTGGATTGACAAGACCATCGCGGCCAATTAA
- the LDHD gene encoding putative D-lactate dehydrogenase, mitochondrial — protein MALQRLCRGSGALGRRRSSGLQGQLPGELVEALRAVVGTPNVSTALAAREQHGRDESMHRCSPPGAVVWPQDMEQVSKLAGICYSHGVPIIPFSTGTGLEGGVTAVRGGVCFNLTRMDRITALSTEDFTVAVEPGVTHKALNNYLRDTGLWFPVDPGADASLCGMAATSASGTNAVRYGTMRHNVLNLQVVLADGRVLHTAGQGRHFRKSAAGYNLTGLFVGSEGTLGLITQATLRLHGSPEATVAAVCAFPSVQAAVGCTVQVLQACIPVARIEFLDDVTMAACNRFSGLSYTVSPTLFLEFHGSPSSVEEQIRQAEEIVQLNGGSDFAWAREPEARNKLWAARHNAWYAALALRPGSKGYSTDVCVPISRLPHIVGETHRDLQESGLTGPIVGHVGDGNFHCMLVFDPANLAESQRVKEFATRLARRALALDGTCTGEHGIGLGKRHLLREEIGELGLTVMRQIKATLDPKNLMNPGKVL, from the exons ATGGCTCTGCAGAGGCTGTGTCGCGGCAGCGGGGCGCTCGGCCGCAGGAGGAGCTCCGGCCTGCAG GGCCAGCTGCCGGGGGAGCTGGTGGAGGCCCTGCGAGCCGTGGTGGGGACCCCGAATGTGTCCACAGCCCTGGCTGCCCGGGAGCAGCACGGGAGGGATGAATCCATGCACAG gtgCAGCCCGCCGGGTGCCGTGGTCTGGCCCCAGGACATGGAACAGGTCAGCAAGCTGGCGGGGATCTGCTACAGTCATGGTGTCCCCATCATCCCCTTCAGCACTGGCACGGGCCTGGAGGGCGGCGTCACCGCAGTGAGG GGTGGCGTGTGCTTTAACCTGACCCGAATGGATCGCATCACAGCGCTCAGCACTGAGGACTTTACTGTGGCCGTGGAGCCGGGGGTGACCCACAAGGCGCTCAACAACTATCTGCGGGACACCGGCCTCTGGTTCCCTGTCG ACCCCGGCGCTGATGCCTCCCTGTGCGGCATGGCGGCCACCAGCGCCTCGGGCACCAATGCTGTGCGCTACGGCACCATGCGCCACAACGTGCTCAACCTGCAGGTGGTGCTGGCTGATGGCAGGGTGCTGCACACGGCCGGCCAGGGCCGCCACTTCAG GAAGAGCGCTGCCGGCTACAACCTGACAGGGCTGTTTGTGGGCTCCGAGGGGACACTGGGGCTCATCACCCAGGCTACGCTGCGGCTCCATGGCAGCCCTGAGGCCACAGTGGCAGCCGTGTGCGCCTTCCCCAGCGTGCAGGCGGCGGTGGGCTGCACGGTGCAGGTGCTGCAGGCCTGCATCCCCGTGGCCCGGATCG agTTCCTGGATGATGTCACGATGGCTGCCTGTAACCGGTTCAGTGGCCTGAGCTACACCGTGTCCCCCACGCTCTTCCTGGAGTTCCACGGCTCGCCCAGCAGTGTGGAGGAGCAGATCCGGCAGGCAG AGGAGATCGTGCAGCTGAATGGCGGCTCAGACTTTGCCTGGGCCCGGGAGCCAGAGGCAAGGAACAAGCTGTGGGCCGCTCGGCACAACGCCTGGTATGCAGCCTTGGCCCTGCGCCCCGGAAGCAAG GGCTACTCCACGGACGTGTGCGTCCCCATCTCCCGGCTGCCCCACATTGTGGGAGAGACCCACAGAGACCTGCAGGAGTCGGGGCTCACAG GCCCGATAGTCGGGCACGTGGGCGACGGGAACTTTCACTGCATGCTGGTGTTCGACCCGGCCAACCTGGCTGAGAGCCAGCGCGTCAAGGAGTTTGCAACCCGACTGGCCAG acgGGCCCTAGCCCTGGACGGCACCTGCACGGGTGAGCATGGCATCGGCCTGGGCAAGCGCCATCTGCTGCGGGAGGAGATCGGGGAGCTGGGACTGACCGTCATGAGGCAGATCAAGGCCACGCTGGACCCCAAGAATCTCATGAACCCTGGGAAGGTGCTGTGA